In Microbispora sp. ZYX-F-249, the sequence CCAGCGCGTAGTCGGCCCGGACGTTCCCGGGGTGATGATCGAGCAGGTGCAGGGGGATCCGGGCGAGGCGAACATTGCTGGCCTCGCGCAGACCGTTCTCCCAGTCGGCTGTTGCAGGCATACGAGCTCCTTGTTTGTGTAGCGGGACAGGAACAGGAGGAGAAGGGCCGATGGCGTGCCGTCTCGGCACGCCGCGGCGCGACGGCGTCCGTACTCATGACGAGAGTGCGGGCGGCCTCGGTGCAGGACCGCCCGCAACAGATCAGGTCAGGCGGCCAGCGGGGCGGCCGGCCCGTCCACGGCCGCGGAGTCGCCCTGGGCCAGACGCCGGGGCGCGGCGGCGACCGGCCATGCGGCGGACTCCTCCCGCACCGGGCTGTAGCGGGTGGCCAGCCCCAGATCGGTGACGATCACCTTGACCGCCGCCCGCACGACCGGCTTGCCCTCGCGGTTCTTGGTCTCGTAAGTGCGGGGAATCAGGTCACAACCCCGGGCCATGACCAGGTGGCCCTTGCGGTAGGACTCATGCGCGCGGATCGCGGCGACCCCGTAGACGACGACCTCCACCTGACGCGTGGGCACGTAGGTCGAGCCGCCCCGGCGCGGGGTCGGCGGCCCGTTGACCTCCAGCACCGCCGACCACATGGCCGGCGCCTCGTGATCGGAGGCGAAAAAGCGCGGATCGTACGCGATCCTACCGGTCAAGCTGATGTGGATGTCGAGCACGGGTCCTCCCCCTCATCGGCGGCCCCCGGGCGGGGCCTGGTGTCTGGGCCGGGGGGAGCCGCCCTGCGGCGGCGTCCCCGTTCCGGCGAGGAGCGGACGTCGCGACGGCGTGACCGGAGCTGCAACCCGGGTGGTGGCGGGATTTCAAGATGTTTTGCGCAGCAAAAAATCTTGAAATCCCGCCACTCGCCCACCGCGGCCGCGGTGAAACGCGGGCGAGAACCCGGGTTGCGGCGACGGGCTAAGCCGGCGCATAGTCAGCCGCCGGAACAGGGTGACGCCGCAGGCGTGACCACGCTGGATAGGCGCCGCCAACTGGAGCGAAGACCGAGGAGGGAGAAGCTCCGCAACGACATATCGGCGTCTGTGAGGCCGCCGGGCTTCCGTCTGACCGGCCCGCTCCTCCACCGGTTTCGGGCCCGGCTGCGGATCTCGCTCACGTCGTCCGACGCCCTGCCAGCCCCTGAGCGGATTTCCATCGAGGGGATCGTCCCGGCTCTGTACGCTCTGTACGCGGGGAAGGAAGCAGGCGTGACTGTGCAGCCACACGGCTTCGTGCCAAGTCAGGCGCCGTTGCTGGACAAGAACCTGCGAGCGTGCACTGGTCATAT encodes:
- a CDS encoding single-stranded DNA-binding protein produces the protein MLDIHISLTGRIAYDPRFFASDHEAPAMWSAVLEVNGPPTPRRGGSTYVPTRQVEVVVYGVAAIRAHESYRKGHLVMARGCDLIPRTYETKNREGKPVVRAAVKVIVTDLGLATRYSPVREESAAWPVAAAPRRLAQGDSAAVDGPAAPLAA